The Nodularia sp. LEGE 06071 nucleotide sequence CAATTCCTTTTGGCCCATGAAATTTATGTCCTGAAAAAGATAGATAGTCTATACCGAGTTTCTCAACATTCACTCTGCGTTTACCAATTACCTGGACGCCATCAACGTGAAACTTGATATTCCTCTGACGTGTTATTTGAGCGATGGCTTCCACAGGTTGGATAACACCGGTTTCGTTATTGGCATGCATCATTGACACCAACTGGGTATCAGGTCGTATGGTGCTGACAATGTCATCAATCGCTACAGCACCATTAGCTTGAGGGAATACGAAGGTTACCTCAAATCCAAACTTTTCAGCATAATACTTTACAGTATTCAGGACTGATGGATGCTCAATAGCAGTAGTGATAATATGTCCAGGTGTTTTAAAGTGTTGAAGCAACGTACTTTTAATCGCCCAATTATTTGCTTCAGATCCACCAGATGTAAAAAATATTTTTGCCGCCTCTGTCCCTAATAACCGCGCTACATTTTCTCTAGAACGGTTTAGTATATCTTTGTTGGCTGCTGAATACCTGTTAATACCAGAAGGGTTAGCAAATAAATCTATAGTTTCCTTCATTACCTGTGCTACGTCATCTGATACTGGAGTAGTGGCGTTATAGTCGAAATACCCTGAAATCATTCGGTTCTCCTTAAACTTTTCAATGACAAGCTACAAGCTACCTAGTTCAATGACCTCTGATTGAACGATTTATTTCCAAGTTCGACTTGAACTCAATCTCCATTAAATTCAATCCCCGCTAATCGTGAAACCTATATAGGGCAGTAGTTTTAATTTTTCTATGTCACTGATCTTCAGTGACATAGAAAAAGTTTTTGCCAAGAAGCTAGGGGTTCTTGCCCTATAAAGAGACTTGAGGAATTAAGTTCTTAATTTTGGATAAAGTCGAGCTAATAAAACTTCCTTCCCTACGGCATCATAGCTGCTGAATTTTGTCCGAACTATTATTAGTAAAAGTTGCTTTCAGCTTATCGTGAAGTTCGTGCAGAATATCGAGACAATGATGCTGCGAGGGTTCTAACTTCCCCAAAATTGTATCAAGTTCACTTCTGTCATAATTGACTACCATTTCGATCTCGTTGCCGTTAATCAAAGAACAGAAAATATTAGCCGTAGCAATTGAAGTAGCACAACCCCAAGCTTGAAACACTCCTCTTGTAATTCGATTACCCTCCATTGCCATCTGAATCCTAATTCGATCACCACAAACAGAATTTCCTACTTCCAATTCAAGATGCGGATTCTGGATTTCACCACTATGTTTGGGGTCAGAAAAGTTCGTAATGATAATGTCATTGTACATAGTTTTAGCTTAATAAGGGACAGGGAAAATTGATGCTTTACCTACCTTTTAGGTGAACAGTTTGCACAGACTAAGCAGAAACTACAGGACAGGTGGTGTTGTTCGCTTTTCCAGCTTCTAAACCATCCAATTGTTTATCAAGATTGACAGCACAACACCCAAACTCGCTCGATTCAGGCAAGCGCATAATGTACTGTAGCCGTTGACCACTTCGCCAAGATTTATTTTCTTTTGGGAGCAGTCTTACTAAGTCTTCAGTTAGAATAAATCCCGGAGTGGAGATGGCAAGAGGATCTAAGATCGCCAATTGCCCTGTTTCACCAATTGCAACTTCCTTATCCAACTGTTTTGGATCTCGTACAGAGAAATGAACGAATGGAGAAACATGCTTGACACCATGCTCATCATCGATCACTACAACATTCGATTCTACAAGCGCATACATATCTCGTATTTGACTTTTCTCAACACCAAGATATTCCATGCATTCATTGTTGAAATCGACTCTGGAAATCATCTGACCGCTAAAGCGTTTCCATCCACCTAGGGTAATTACATAACTATTTTTGTCGAGTTGAACCTTTTGGTTAGTCGCTTTCAGGAAGCTAATAAAGCGATGGATAATAAAAGGTGGACCAATAACGTGCCGATCAAATTTGTTAGACCATTCATTCAACTGCATCAAGGCTTCTTCTGGTACAAATCGATCTTTTTTAACCATAAAGCGATGAGTATCCAGCAAGCCAGCCAGCATATTCAGAGCCTTAATCATGCCCATTTCTGGAATCTCTTCTGTAGAGGGACATAAATATAATCCAGCCCCTTTAGAAATTTTGAAGAATTCGCGGTACATAGCATAGACACCTAAAACCGCGTAATCTACTGTATCTGAGCAACGACGGGCAACGCTTGGAATGCCAGAAGTACCCGTGCTACGCATTTCCATTTCAATCGAACTTAGGCTTACCGATAACAATTTGTGACTATTGGCAGACTTGAAAATACTAATAGGAACCAGCGGAATTTTCACCAAATCTTCAGGCGTTTGAATGGAATCGGGCGTAATTCCTTTATCATTACAGGAACCCCTGAAGAACTCATTGTTGCTATAGTGAAAGGCAAACGAGTTCTTAATCAAGGATGTCTTAAATGCGAGCAGTTTTGAGTCTGGCATCGCATACAATTCGCTAACAGAAGAAAGGGCAACTTTGATTGGATCAAAGCCTTCTTCTTTCAAGGTTGAAAATAAGTCAATCACACTTTTAGCTCCTCACTGCTACTGATATTGATTAGCAACTGCTAACGAAGTCGTCAGAACTGCTGTAGTTGAGATGGGCTTGCCACGCATCTATGCTTTTAGATTTGGCCGCCGAACTTTATGCAACAATCTTTCTACGAATGCTGATTCTTTTTACAGAAAAGTCAGCCATTTGACCACTGATACAGTGGGTAGTTTGACGTTACGCATCGCGAGCAAGATCAACTACAGTGTCTAGCGGTTCCTTTTCGGAATCAAATAATTATTTCTCTCAATTTATGGTGGTGTCGAGTTTCACAGAGACTGCAAAGACCAAAAAATTGTTTGTGTGGGGGGGGGGAGACAGGGACTAGCGGTATTAATAACCCCGGTGGAAAAGTATTTAGCTTTTGCGCCTCCTAAGTAAAACTTGCTATAATCAATACCTTTGCCAAAATAAGAGGCTACAACGATTTTGGCAAAATTACCCATACGTAGGCATTTCGCTAAAAAGGTAGTTTTTCATCTCAAACCCTTATACTGCGGTTAATACGTTAAAAACCCCTTGTGGGAAACCTTGAAGGAATTTTTATGACCTATTGTTTTTGCCCAGCGTCAAAGAAATGGGAATTAATGGTTAATGCATAATCAACTCTCCCTAGTAAATTGGCGAAGGTATTGATAATACACAAGTATAAACTGTTAGTAACTGTAATCTACTTATTAACAGTAGTCAAATAAGTAAGTGGGTGCTAAAATTTTCCGCTATGTAACAGAATGTAAAATCGACAAAACCGTTGCGATTGCTTCACGCTCATTAGGCTCTGTTAGTTCCGGTCGTCGCAAGACTAAAGCTGTGACGCGACTGGGCGTGAGAGGACGATGGAAAGAAGGGTTTACCCTGGGGGAAGGGGGTCAGATGAGCAATGGTACAGAAAATAACGCTAAGGCTGAAACCCTTGCTGGATAGGCATTCTGCCAATCAATATTTTTGTCAATTTTCAATGTACCAATTAACCTCTATATTATTTGGTGCAACAATTTAATACGGCACAGCAGTGGTTTGAGGCTCCTAAATTTTAGAGGCTTCAATTGGTACAGGTTTTTCGTAGGTGAAAATGATGTTGAAAACAGGTCATCAAATCCTTAGCGTAAGTTTCGGAATGGATGCTCATTTACCCCCTTAAAGCGATACTTTTATCTCATCTCTCAACGATTTGGTGCTAACAAAAATCGTCTGGACAGGGAGATGGAGTTATTAAATTTGCTTAAGCAGCACTACTGTTCTGATTTACTACAACAACTTAAATGTCCACTTGAACTTCCAAATCCTCAGATTTGTTGGTTGTTTAAGTTACTGCAACCTCAAAGCACTTGTAATCCTGTTCACCATCTGCTGTTTATGCAATTTTTGGGTTTTACAGCCGAAGCATTTTTTCAATTTCCTATGGAAACGACACAATAGCTAGAAATGCTATACCGAGCTTCGATTTATGTAATATTTTAAGACTTTATTATTGTAGACTTCTGTAGTGTCGGTATTTCTCTTCATCAAAGTTTAGGACTTTATTATTTCCTGGTTACAGAGATAGACACGTAAAATCAAGCTTTTACGTCTTTGAAATTTCAAGACTTTATTTTAAACGTACAGCTGCATTTGGCTAGACTGTGCCAAAACGGGCATTTAATTCGCGGAATATATCCGCGAATTAAATGCTTTTCATCACTCCACCCTTTCTTGCTCACCCTCAATCATTCAAACCCTTATCTCAACTTGCTTTCGGCTTATCTTAGTGCCATTCCAATATAGAATCTAAAACCCAATCACAGAAACAGCTTTGCGCTTTTGCTCAGGCGTAACCTCCAGATAACGCTGTAACGTCCCCAGGTCGCTGTGACCAGAGATTTCTTGAATAGTCCTCAAAGGTATGCCCGCGCTCGACATCTGGGTGAGAGCCGTTCGCCTAAACGAGTGCGTACTAACTCCCTCCACCCCAATCCGGTTGCAAGCAGCCCGTAAAATCTTATCAGCCATAAACCGAGTCAACCGTTCAGTCACACCGCGCATACCGGGAAACATCATCTCCCCTGGGGGCTGGTACTCCGCCAGTATTGCTGCTAACCCTGGAGGGATGTCTACAATCCGAGTTTTGTGCTTACCTTTGGTGGTAGACTTGCGGAAAGTGATGGTTCCAGATTTGATATCAGTCTTTTTGAGAGCCAAAGCTTCTGACACGCGACAACCAGTGAACAAGCAGATGCCAAACAAAGCGCGATCGCGGGAAGTGAGTAATCCTTCAGTGAACAATCGCCTCAATTCCTCTTGGCTTAATATTTTGCCTTGTCCGTTGCCGCTAACCTTCATTTTGACTACCTTCTAGGGGGGTACACGTTATTCCTAAATCGTGTAACGAGGGACTAAAAGTATTGTACCTTCGTTGTCACCCCGAAAGCGACAACAAGCCATCAAATCCAACTTATCAATCGCAATCGCTACAACCCGCATTCTGTCGTTGACTGATAAAACTTGCTTATGCTTGCAGCACGATGACCAATTGGAGGTATAATCCGCATCAATAGGATTGGCTCATGTTGCGGCTTCCAGAACAGCAATCACCTGTTCTCGCTTCACTGTGGGAAATCCCTCTAGAAAATCATCAATGGACTCCCCTGCCTTTAAATAATCCAGCAGGGTTTGCACAGGCACTCGCGTTCCTGTGAAGACTGGCGTACCACTCATCACATCTGGCGATGCAGTAATAATTGCTGACTGACTCATTATCCCCCTTCTTCAAGCATTGCTATCAATGACCAAAGAGTAATATCAACGCTGTCCAGCCGTCCCAGATTTTCACTCAATGTCAACCATCAACGGCAGTTTGCACTAACGTCTATACTATGTCTATACCGAAATCAACTGGACATAAAACTTACTTGACACTCCCCACGCATAGAATGCGGGGGATTCTTAACTCATTGGGAGTCCAACGACTTTACCCTCATTAAGCATCGTAAACTTGTAAACGCCAATCTCCCGTGCGCTTACTTCTGTGTGTTCTCCTGTGCAGCAAGCCGGACAGCTTCTACATCAACATTGAGTTGTTGAGCAATCTGTTCTACACTCATCCCTGTTTTTAGTAACAGTGGCACAGCTGCAAACAACATTTCAGCTTTCTGTTCTTCCCGACCTTCTTCCCGACCCTCAGCTTTCGCTTCCTGATAAACCCTTGTTTGCTCTAAACTTAGTCCCAGCATAGCAACCAAATCCTCTCTACTCAACGAAGAAAACTTGTAAACAGCAATCGTGGTGATAATATCTATGATTTCGTTTTTCGGCAGTGCATCCGTTGACTCTAATTGTACCCGCTCAATTAATAGACGAGCTTGTTCTGCCATCCCCTTCTCTGAGGCGATTGTTAACTGAATTAAATTGATGCCTATTGGCAGAGTATTAGGATTACCTAGCTCATCCAAATAAATGCGCTGCACTTGGTCGCTGTTTAAAAATATGCGATGAGTTCTTGTATCGCTTGGTTCTAAAGAGCGTGATGGGAAAATTACCACACAGTACCAGTCATCGTATTCAGACCGATTCCGGTTCAAATACATCATTGATTCGGTAAAAAACCGATGATACAAACCTTCATCGCTCTGGAATTGAACTTCTGCAAAAAAGATAACTCTGGGTGTTGCACCCTCTGGAGGTAAAAAGACCCCATCAATGCGTTAGCGCAGCTTGCCGACGAAGGAGGCATAAAGAGGTTTCTTTCACCTCAACTGACTCAAATCGGTAGTTCTGCGCCTGTTCAGGACGGTCATCAACCAGTTCAAAAATTAACCCAGGAAATCGCTTAAAAATTTGGTAATAAATCGAGTCGCGTTTCACTTAAATATGGCAATATATTGATTATTTACTAGGTATTTTATCATCAAAATAAAACAGCCATATATTTAATTTTTATACACAAAGTTATAACTAAATTTTTCCTAATAATTTAGTTATAACTGGCTTTTATCAATAAATCGAGTCATCAGTTTAATATTTGGGTGATCTCTATCCAGTCCCCAAGCTCTTTACTGAACCTCTGGGCAATCGCTACAAAAGATTTGAGTTAAAGATACAGTAGTTACAGATGAATTATCGGTAACGAAGTTGGTGATTTATTAATCCTACAGGGGCAGAGTGGGTTAGTCTAAGTGATTTTTGAGTGCTATCACTGTGAGCAGAGGCTATTTTTGGAATACAAAGGGTTTCAGCAGTCAAAAATTCTGTTTGTTATGTTAATCTTCAAAATTGATGGGCTTACCGTTGAAGTGCTGGTAAATGCGCTCAGGGTGCATCCAGGTTGGTAATGTCCTCTCCTCATCCTCTAAATTGTTTCCGTTCTCATCAACCAGACCATAGCGGACAACTACCCTAGACAGTGGTGTTTCACCATTGGCGCTAAACTTCTCTAATAGGATTGTCCCTGCCTTACGTGCTGATGCTGTACCATCTGGAAAGCTTTCATTGGTGGCGTTGTGGGTGATTCCTAGCAGGTATTCTTTGGCTTTGCGGGTATCGGTGAGGGACATTTTGAAGAATGCGATCGCGCTGTCACCACACAATGATTTTAGGTTAGTAAATTCATCACAAATCACCTGCTGCTTAGTCTTTGGCTTCTGCTTAATCCGTTGTAACCATCTATCACAACATTCATCAAAAGCTGTGCTGATATCTTCTTCAGTTTCAGCTAGTGTGTAAGCTTGTAGGAGTTTCCACACTTCGGCATTATCACCAGTGGCGTGTCTATCAATAAGCTGGTGTACTGGTGCATCAAGGCAGTATTTTCTGATGAGTGCGATCGCTCCGGCTGTGTATGTCTTGCCTGACCCTTGATTGCCTATGAGCCACAACGGTTTAAGTGAATTGATAATTTTCCACAAATAACCATCCTCATGACCTTTTAGGGCATCTATCAAACTGGTTTTGAGCGCTTCATTAGGTGATTGGGTATCAGTTTTACTGTCAGTAATTGGTTTTGATATCTTCTCAATTTTACGGGTAGTCTCAACAGTGGATAAACGATTGTCAGCAATCGCCTTGTCCAGTTCTGATATCTGTAACTCGTGACTTTTAAGTGCAACTTCACCTTGTAATTGTCCGTTAATGTGGTCTAGTTGCTGTTCTCCCTCACTCTTTAGCTGTTCAATTGCCCCTGCCGTATCCCGTGCAATTATCTCCTTAGTTATTTGGGCTTGGTGCTGTTTGCTATATGCAGTTAGATCCAAATGATTAGACACATATATATCATTCTCCAAAGCTTTTATTTTCAACAATGAGAACTGAGAATGAATTGCTTTCTCTTGTGTATCTGTGAGTGATTTACTTACACCATACGCACCAATTAAAAGAACAGTTCCCAGGACACCATATAAAGGTGCTTTGGGTGCTTCAGGAGGAATTACCCGTAAGAATTTCACCTTGTTATCAAAAGTAAAATTACGCCGTTCCCGGTCGATTATCCAAGTAATCCCCCGCTTGATTTGATGACCCTCGCACACGTCAGTATCAGGATTAAAGCAGAATAATGTTTCAGGATATTTGGTAGTGTCCGCAAACAGTGGTAAACATAGCGAAACACCACCAATAAACAAAGCAGTTGATAAGAATGTTGCTGTTCTTCGTTGTGCTTTCAGTTGGTGGTTGAATTGTTCTATCTCTTGCATGGTTCAATTGTTCACTTCATCCATACAAACAACAAAGCCAATAAAAAACTCACAATCATAATTAACTCAATGTGAATCATCCCAGCATTGATGAAATTAATAATGCTTCTATCTATTTGGTTCTCACGCATCCAGTCTGCAAGTAATGCCAAGTTGTAACCAGTGTCGTACAATCCCATGATTAAATAGTTGGCGGATACGATGAACACTAGCACCCCTATAAACTTAGTTAAAAAACCGTTCTTTCTATACATCTGAGTTCCCCTTATTCCTGATGCTGGAAAATGCTATTAACCCCACCCCTACTACACCAGCTATTAATAGTTCTAAGCCGGGAACCTGTAACCCTCCCCCTAATGATTCAGCCGCTTTTATCTCGCTGTAAGTTTCCTTAATGGCTGCATGGGTTTGATAGACTGCACTGCTAATTTTTCGGGTTGAGTGCCAGGAAATAACCCCACCAATAGCAAGTTTAGAAATTGCTACTAATGGTTTACTGTGGCGTATCTCCCAGCGTTCACTAGATAATTCAAAGTTGAAACTTTCGCCAGCATCTATCAAACCAGGAAGTAAAGCGCAAATAATGCAAGTTGCAACTATCAAACTAATGCTTACTTGTAGGGTAAACAAGAACCAACTAAGACTGACTGAACCAAGTTGACAGACTAGAAATAACACCCCACTGTCAAGCCGTTTACGCGCTTCTATCTCTTCATACAACTTGTTCTCGATGTATTGCAGATATCGCGCTGTGTCTTGGTTTGGTTCTGAGTCTTCAGTATCTAGCAGTTCATCAAGGTGGTCAGGCTGCATAGTAGGATAGGTGGGGTTTTGAGTATATAAAACCCCAGAAATCTTGACTGTATCAATTTGTGATTTTGGATTAACAGATTTTTTCTTTTTCAATCTAAAATCGGCAATCTAAAATTGATTGACAGGCGACTGGGGTTATTTATTGGTTAGAAACCTAGTGCAGTTTTCAGTTGTAGCAGTTTAGCTTTTAGTCCTGGAGATGATTGATAGTCTTTCTCAGGTATCAGGTCATATCTGGCTTTGTCTCCTTTATTCAGTGCTTCGTTTAATTCCTTCTTTTCATACTGTTCATCGGCTGCTATTTGTTTTATTTCGGGTCTATTGGACTGTTCTAATAAACTGGTCTTTTGGTCGATTCCTACCAAGTGTGCATCGATATAGCCCTTAATCTGGGTGTAGTTCATTTGGTATTTATGGCGTTGTGATTCCGCAGACTTAGAAGCAACAAATTCAGCCGCTAACTCGCTCCGCGAATGACCATATTTGGTGTTTTCGAGGGTAGCTTTCATGGTAGCTTTATCAATGGCGATTGCTGACTTGCCAGCTTGAACTAAAATATCGCTTACAGCTTGATTGTATGCTTCAGTACCAGAGATAATTTGCTCATACAATTGGGCGAGTTTAGGTGCAAATTCAGCGCTTAAACTACCTTGTCTTGCTAGTTCGCCTATTTTTTGGGCAGCTTGGACATCACCATTTAAAGCAGCATCAAAGTCTGATAATTCTACACCAAACTTGTTTTTTAAGACATTGCTGATTCGTTTCGCTTTTGGCTGGACGTGGTTCTTGAGTGTTGGAGATTTTGCGGCTTTGAGTAATTTTTTAGTCATTGCTGGTAATATTGGGGTGAAAATTATATGGATTATTTGCGATTTCCTCCGGTCAAAAGAAGCAGGGGAGCAGGGAGCGGGGAGCAAGGGAGAAGACCCAGACAGAGCTTGTACTCCGTCCCAGTTCAAGCGCCCTAAAAGGCTTGTACTGAGCTTGTCGAAGTGGCGCTTAAGAGTACCCATGCTCCGCTTTGCTTGCCGCAGAGGGTTAGGGCTTGTTCCCCCTGCTCCCTGCCCCCTTCCCCTCTGCCTCTTCGGTAATGGACTCCGTAGGAATCGCACTTTCTCAAGTGGTTAAGTTTTGAAGTGAGCAATTTTGAATTGGTTGGGACTGTGGTAAAGTCTGCCAACGCAGTTCTAGCAATGCTTGCTGGGCATCTCCTAATGTTAGGTCTGGGCTGTACTCTACTGCTTGAAAGTCTGGGTGCTTTTGGATTTGGTCAATTAGCGCTAGGGATTGGTTAATTAGTGTTGACAGTTCCTTACTTTCAGTCATTTTTTGAACCACTGGGGAACCTCCAAGTAAATATTAGGATCTTGAAATTCTCTGTACTCTGGTTTGGTGACTCTATGCCTACTAAATCGGTAGTTGTCAAAGGCTACGAGTGCAGCAGCAAGGGATGAAATTATCAGAATGATGGATATGGCTTTTGAGGGGTTAAAGCTAATGACAAAGCTTTTATCCTGCCTTACTTGGTGGGAGTGCAAATACTTTGAGGGCTTGTCTTGTTTGTTGGCGAAAGCGTTCGGAACCGCTTTTGATGTCTTGGCTAATGCTCCTTAATCCATCATTTAGCAGATCCGAATTTTCAGCGTCCAGATTGTGAATTGTCTGTTTAATT carries:
- a CDS encoding iron-sulfur cluster assembly scaffold protein, which produces MYNDIIITNFSDPKHSGEIQNPHLELEVGNSVCGDRIRIQMAMEGNRITRGVFQAWGCATSIATANIFCSLINGNEIEMVVNYDRSELDTILGKLEPSQHHCLDILHELHDKLKATFTNNSSDKIQQL
- a CDS encoding tyrosine-type recombinase/integrase, with the protein product MKVSGNGQGKILSQEELRRLFTEGLLTSRDRALFGICLFTGCRVSEALALKKTDIKSGTITFRKSTTKGKHKTRIVDIPPGLAAILAEYQPPGEMMFPGMRGVTERLTRFMADKILRAACNRIGVEGVSTHSFRRTALTQMSSAGIPLRTIQEISGHSDLGTLQRYLEVTPEQKRKAVSVIGF
- a CDS encoding LuxE family acyl-protein synthetase, translated to MIDLFSTLKEEGFDPIKVALSSVSELYAMPDSKLLAFKTSLIKNSFAFHYSNNEFFRGSCNDKGITPDSIQTPEDLVKIPLVPISIFKSANSHKLLSVSLSSIEMEMRSTGTSGIPSVARRCSDTVDYAVLGVYAMYREFFKISKGAGLYLCPSTEEIPEMGMIKALNMLAGLLDTHRFMVKKDRFVPEEALMQLNEWSNKFDRHVIGPPFIIHRFISFLKATNQKVQLDKNSYVITLGGWKRFSGQMISRVDFNNECMEYLGVEKSQIRDMYALVESNVVVIDDEHGVKHVSPFVHFSVRDPKQLDKEVAIGETGQLAILDPLAISTPGFILTEDLVRLLPKENKSWRSGQRLQYIMRLPESSEFGCCAVNLDKQLDGLEAGKANNTTCPVVSA
- a CDS encoding DUF433 domain-containing protein; this translates as MSQSAIITASPDVMSGTPVFTGTRVPVQTLLDYLKAGESIDDFLEGFPTVKREQVIAVLEAAT
- a CDS encoding cysteine desulfurase family protein; the protein is MISGYFDYNATTPVSDDVAQVMKETIDLFANPSGINRYSAANKDILNRSRENVARLLGTEAAKIFFTSGGSEANNWAIKSTLLQHFKTPGHIITTAIEHPSVLNTVKYYAEKFGFEVTFVFPQANGAVAIDDIVSTIRPDTQLVSMMHANNETGVIQPVEAIAQITRQRNIKFHVDGVQVIGKRRVNVEKLGIDYLSFSGHKFHGPKGIGGLYVRDIEGFSPLIHGGGQEMGWRAGTENLVAIVGLSKAAEEADSNLDQWDAHNWECKRYLMKLLNKSRINFRFNGLTEYENSISNTLNILIPGARAEALAALMEVKSGIIVSIGSACSNNKTKKLSHVLEAMGMSEREIQGSIRVSFGRFTTLDDIQKFVQSLESCTSQLLEISLVA